The following coding sequences are from one Cryptococcus deuterogattii R265 chromosome 1, complete sequence window:
- a CDS encoding carboxypeptidase translates to MWYKLISVALLALTTGSIIGHAPDFSALISRKPSALSAQKEAKRRLLERGNLSHNQLFAKDPSEKKFYNNKTSEFFIQSLPDVPYDLGEIYSGLIPIDYNNQSEALFFVFQPKLGEPSEDITIWFNGGPGCSSLGGWLQENGRWTWQPGTLQPALNPYSWVNLTNMLWVEQPIGTGFSTGTPKSTTQEETAQDFIKWFKNFQDVFGISNYRIFVSGESYAGRYVPYIGAAMLDEQNTTYYNLSGALLYDPVIGEFDVVQRQMTTYPLVEANANLFNFNATVMAELKQYHESCGFRDYIDKYLQFPPLEKQPPILYNKSDNTSLTCDLFNGAMFLEIQVNPCFNVYEINSMCPLLWDVLGMPTGFSYAPGPVYFNRSDVKAAMHAPQDVDWIKCSPDPVYVGGDAGPEWQGDLSADPIQNVLPQVIDATNRVLVSNGDYDMATITNGTLLAIQNMTWNGQLGFQAAPSEEVYIGIIDTQWSAIYEANGLPGFPGPQTTMGIQHYERGLMWVETFQAGHMQPQYQPRMTYRHLEWLLGLVDKI, encoded by the exons ATGTGGTATAAACTGATCTCGGTCGCCCTGCTAGCCCTAACCACTGGTTCAATCATCGGCCATGCGCCAGACTTCAGCGCATTAATTAGTCGAAAGCCCTCTGCATTGTCTGCACAAAAGGAGGCTAAAAGAAGGCTCCTGGAAAGGGGAAACCTGAGCCACAATCAGCTTTTTGCAAAAGATCCCTCCGAAAAGAAGTTCTACAACAACAAGACATCGG AGTTTTTCATCCAGTCGCTTCCAGATGTACCCTATGATCTGGGAGAAATATACAGCGGCCTCATACCTATCGACTACAACAACCAATCCGAAGCCCTGTTCTTTGTCTTCCAGCCCAAGCTAGGCGAACCTTCTGAAGACATCACGATCTGGTTCAACGGCGGACCCGGCTGTAGCTCCCTCGGTGGTTGGTTGCAGGAGAATGGCCGCTGGACTTGGCAGCCTGGTACTCTTCAACCTGCTCTCAACCCGTACTCGTGGGTGAATCTGACCAATATGCTTTG GGTGGAGCAACCGATAGGCACTGGCTTCTCTACGGGTACGCCCAAATCCACCACACAAGAAGAGACTGCACAGGACTTTATCAAATGGTTCAAGAACTTTCAAGACGTCTTCGGTATCAGTAACTACAGGATATTTGTTTCCGGTGAATCGTACGCTGGAAGATATGTTCCTTATATCGGTGCCGCCATGTTGGATGAGCAGAATACGACCTACTATAATCTTTCTG GGGCTCTCCTATACGACCCCGTCATTGGCGAGTTTGATGTAGTGCAACGGCAAATGACAACCTATCCCCTTGTCGAAGCCAACGCCAATCTGTTCAACTTCAACGCCACTGTGATGGCCGAGTTGAAGCAGTATCATGAGAGTTGTGGTTTCAGGGACTATATTGACAAGTACCTCCAATTCCCTCCACTTGAAAAACAACCACCTATACTCTACAACAAAAGCGACAATACGAGTCTCACGTGCGATCTATTTAACGGTGCGATGTTCCTGGAAATTCAAGTGAACCCATGCTTTAACGTTTATGAGATT AACAGTATGTGTCCCTTGCTATGGGATGTCCTTGGAATGCCCACTGGATTCAGTTATGCTCCCGGACCTGTCTACTTTAACAGATCCGACGTCAAAGCTGCTATGCATGCACCTCAAGATGTTGATTGGATCAAATGTTCCCCAGACCCGGTGTATGTGGGTGGTGACGCTGGACCGGAGTGGCAAGGCGACCTTTCGGCGGATCCTATACAAAACGTTTTGCCGCAGGTTATTGATGCGACAAACAGGGTGCTGGTTTCGAACGGGGATTATG ATATGGCTACCATTACCAATGGCACTCTCCTTGCCATTCAAAATATGACTTGGAATGGCCAGCTTGGATTTCAGGCCGCACCATCTGAAGAAGTCTACATTGGCATCATTGACACGCAATGGTCTGCCATCTATGAGGCTAACGGTTTACCTGGCTTCCCCGGGCCTCAGACCACCATGGGCATCCAG CATTATGAGCGTGGGCTCATGTGGGTCGAGACTTTCCAGGCCGGCCATATGCAGCCTCAGTATCAGCCTAGAATGACTTATAGGCACTTAGAATGGCTCCTCGGCCTTGTGGACAAGATTTAG